AGGCCAGCTCTATTAATAAAAAGCCTTGCGTGCTTACACCAGGCGCCCACTTTTTAGAAGGTTTTGACCAGGTCATAGACATAGATGTGAAAGTCATCATTGAATTTGATGAAGTACACAGTGGACTTGGCTGGGACCTGGTAGATAAACGTTCCAGTCTTCTTCACTCCTTTCTCGTTGACGTACTCCACTGGCTTGCCAACGAAGCTGTCCTCTTCCTCCGAAAACCCCTGGTCTGGCGGCAGCAGAGGCTTGTTttctgaaaagaaaaacattttaaaataataaataatagagGGTGCACATAAGAAGAAAGTTGCTTTTATTTGTGGGGTTTGGAACAACACAATGTTTCCACGCCAAGTCTCCTGATTTTTGGAAGTGGCTACTGGGGAGGCACAGTAttaatgcaacaaatgcaaatcttCACAACCGCTGGATCCCCCACTACTCTACAAAACATCAGATACTCTTTAGAGGTCCTAGCAGGCCACACTAGTGATTATGGTTATTATATTGCCAGTTCTTTTGAGGGGCATGTACAATCATGAGATTTTTAAATTAGATTAGATAATCCAACAATACTATAGATTGTGTTCATACAAAAAAGGCAGAGAACTACCCACAAACTAACACCCTTTAGGCAGAAGACTCAGTTTTTGCAGCAGAGATCGATATATATGGGGTCCTCTTGCTTTCCACCACCGAGTGGCATCTAAGAGATCAACAGAACAATTAACCTGcgacttggtgtggtttccctggttCTATGTGTATCTGTGAATAAGCCAACCTAATGTAACTCGTTCTGACAATTGGATACCACCAAACCTCTTTTGACTGATTTCTCAACtcagggcaagggtcgctcgcgggggcattttgttttttaaaggccttttctgccccaggggggagcagaaacctctaggcaccagggatcattttttgttttgtttttagaggtggggagctaccccataggcaagggttgctcccctagggcgcaaattatatttaggccatttctgcccccaagggggacagaaaccactagacaccagggagtttttttttcttcgtgaatttcacgcaaggggagggggtctctagttttcaaaaatgcacaggtttggtaggtttccctaggtgccggctgagctagaggccaaatctacaggtaggcactttgcaaaaaacacctccgttttctgtcaaaatatgggatgtgaggtatcatttttatcgggagatttgggggaacaaagaatagcaaaacaagtgttattgctccttgtctttctctacatttattccttccaaatatatgagtgtgtgtaaaaaaaaagtctatttgagaaatgccctgtaattcatcccggagttcagagatgtgcaaataaccactgctcctcaacaccttatcttgtgcccattttggaaatacaaaggttatctTGAtagatatttttcactctttatatttcagcaaatgaattgctgtatacccggtatagaatgaaaacccactgcagggtgcacctcatttattggctctgggtacctagggttcttgatgaacctacaagccctaaatatacccgcaaccagaagagtccagcagacataacggtatattgctttcaaaaatctgacattgcaggaaaaagttacagagtaaaacgtagagaaaaattgcttttttttttttacctcaatttcaatgttttttttttttagttgttattttctgtaggaatcccttgtaggatctacaaaattacccctagctgaattcagaattttgtctacttttcagaaatgtttaggtttctgggatccagcattggtttcacgcccatttctgtcactgactggaaggaggctgaaagcacacacaaaaaaaaaaaaaatggggtatgttccagtaaaatgccaaaattgtgtaaaaaaattgggttttctgattcaagtctgcccgttcctgaaagctggtgattttagcactgcaaaccctttgttgatgccattttcagggaaagaaccacaagccttcttctgcagcccccttttcccattttttttttttttttaaactgaaattttcactgtattttggctaatttctcggcctccttcaggggaacccacaaagtctgggtacctctacaatccctagaatgttggaaaaaaaaggacgcaaatttggcgtgggtagcttatgtggacaaaacgttatgagggcctaagcaagaactattccaaataggcaaaaaaaggcctggcacaggagggggggaaaaggcctggcaacaaagGGGTTAAGTTAAACGTATTAATCAAtatcatgtttttttatttaaactctAAACACTTAAACCCCCAACTCAACAGCAAACTCTGCTAATTAAACATGTACACACATAATACATAATATGAATCAATTAACATTAATTAATATATCATTTTACAAAACGCTACCCTCCCAAACCGTTGATAAAACCcacaatatgaaattaaaatttATGAAGCTATTTTAAGGCTTACTGAACTTGTAACAAATAACAAATTAAATCaactaaaacaaattaatgtatagtTACAAAACTACAAATTCAATccccaaataaaaacaaaaacatattactataataccaaaaataaagttcacagtaacaaaaataatgaagtgaaaacataATACAGCAAAACAACATATTGAAAACAGTTGTAAACAACATTTTAAACATCAATATTAAtctaaaaagataaaaaatgataTGTTTGTTCTCTTGATATTTGCATCATGATATAGTTACAATATGTTTGAGTTGATGATTAGGTGAAATAGCCACGTGAGGCACTACAGGTTTGTCATGCagtaaatataaaagtgtttctggCTCCAGTCATGTACGTGTGGTGGGCCGAAGCAACATGTGAGCGACAATATAACGGACCAATGGCTGGAGACTGGTGCTCCCAACACCCTCTTTGTATTTTATGTATCAGTTCATGAAAAAACAGTAGTCTGATGAGACAGATAAATTCACTACCCGGACCAGCCACAGGCCAGCCCAAAAATGGATGAAATCCCTCGGAGGCGATGGACGATCTATACTTATTGTCTATCTCACCTGTGTTTGCCCTGCATTGCCCCCTTTATCCTGCCTCTCTCTCAAGGTATTTCTAGTGCCCACAAGGTCACTCTCACAGGGTGGACGTGTGAGCGCTCCTAGGTCTAGTCAACGGCTGGGTGCCCACCCGCTTACTGGAGAGTCAATCAATGTTGATGCCCTCACCTGTGCTCGCTCCACCTCGTTCTCTGCCGTAGTTACTTCAGAGGTCACCGAGCGCAAAGCACTGATGGGTGGAGTTATCGCTCTTATGAAATGGACGGCCACAAGCTTTCGCGTTACAAAAGAAATACTAGAATGATGTAATGTGAATCAACAGAAACTCTTACTTAAAACAAGCTCATAACAAAACCAATAACTCCCTTAAAAACCTGTGCAGTGCCTGTAAAAATAATCTTGAGCAGAGAGGAGGACATAATGGCCCCTCACCCGCACTGTAGCACCTCCATGGGCTAGAGGTGGCCCTGAGGTGCACAGTCTCACTGGTGCCCACTGGTGGCTGGACACTGCTTCCTGAGGGCACCAGAGCTGCAGACAGCAAGAGCGAGACTGAACACCAAAGCCTAAGGATGATGCTCATATTACCTTGGTCTGACCGGATACGCAGGTCACCTTCCTTGTAATCGTCGAGTAGGTGGTACATGTATAGGATGGGATCCTTCTCGTAGGTGATGTAGTGCCAGGTGCTCATGATCGGTGCACGGCAGAGCACCATCCCGCGCCACTGGACTTTATTTCCATCATCCTTCTCGAAGacgtgctccactgccttcccaacCAGCTCTTCTGCTTTGCTTTCCTCCTCTGGGGTGGAGTGAACTGTAGGTGGATATAGAAGAGATTTAAGGCACTACATTTTGCACACGTCTACTCAAAAACAGTGGGTTAGGGAAGAAACGGAGTCTGGACAAAGTGCTACAAACTGTGCAGGAAATGTGCAGggcatgcattttttaaagctggtgatgaaattacaccaaacgtTTTACCGCAGACGGGAAGGTGGCAGGCTGAAAGGGCCTGTGGCCCATGTGTGGCTGCAAATTCTGTAtaatgagtgtaaggaaatgcctcattggcatggttaccccctgactttttgcctttgctgatgccaagttctgatttgaaagtgtgctgaggcctgctaaccaggccccagcaccagtgttctttcccttacctgtacctttgtctccacaattggcacaccctggcatccaggtaagtcccttgtaactggtacccctggtaccaaggcccctgatgccagggaaggtctctaagggctgcagcatgtcttatgccaccatggggacccctcactcagcacagacacactgcttgacagcttgtgtgtgctggtggggagaaaatgactaagtcgacatggcactcccctcagggtgccatgccaacctcacactgcccatggcatagatatgtcacccctctagcaagccttacagccctaaggcagggtgcacttaccATAGGTGAggtcatatgtgcatgagcactatgcccctacagtgtctaagtaaaaccttagacattgtgagggcagggtagccataagagtatatggtctgggagtctgtcaaacacgaactccacagtaccataatggctacactgaaaactgggaaatttagtatcaaacttctcagcacaataaatgcacactgaggccagtgtacattgtattgtgaaatacacccagagggcatcttagagatgccccctgaaaacatacccgacttccagtgtgggctgactagttttgccagcctgccacacaccagatatgttgctggccacatggggagagtgcctttgtcactctgtggctagtaacaaagcctgtactgggtggaggtgcttctcacctccccctgcaggaactgtaacaactggcggggagcctcaaaggctcaccccctttgttacagcgccacagggcatcccagctagtgaagatgcccgccccctccggccacggccccacttttggcggcaaggccggaggagataatgagaaaaacaaggaggagtcactgaccagtcaggacagcccctaaggtgtcctgagctgaggtgactgacttttagaaaccctccatcttgcagatggaggattcccccaataggattagggatgtgcccccctcccctcagggaggaggcacaaagagggtgtattcaccctcagggctagtagctgttggctactaaccccccagacctaaacacacccctaaattgagtatttaggcacccccagaacctaggaaaccagattcctgcaacctgaagacgtaggactgctgacctgaagccctgcagagaagacagagacaccaactactttggccccagccctaccggcctgtgtccccacttcaaaaagaaactgcaacagcgacacgtcccccagggtccagcgacccctgaagcctcagacgactaccctgcatctaaaaggaccaagaactcccgaggacagcggccctgttccacaaagactgaaacgtGCAACAAAGAAAcatcttttaaaggactccacatttcccgccggaagcgtgagactttccactctgcacccgacgcccccggctcaacctgcggacaaacaacactacagggaggactccccggcgactgcgagcccgtgagtagccacagcgacgcctgcagagggaatccagaggctccccctgaccgcgactgcctgcttcaaagaacccgacgcctggtaaagacgcccccacccttgcctgcctgcttgctTCGCTGAAAAGAGACCTGGGTCTCCcactgaaaccaattgcaaacccgatgcctgtttgcactctgcacccggccgcccctatgccaccgagggtgtactttttgtgctgacttgtgtccccccccccggtgccctacaaaaaaccctggtctgccccccgaagtcacgggtacttacctgctggcagactggaaccggggcacccccttctccattgaagcctatgcgttttgggcaccactttgacctctgtacctgaccggccctgagctgctggtgtggtaactttggggttgccctgaacccccaacgatgggctaccttggacccaactttgaaccctgtaggcgttttacttacctgcaaaaactaaccaaatcttacctcccccaggaactgttgaaaattgcactgtctagttttaaaatagcttattgccattttttgctaaaactgtacatgatattgtgttgattcaaagttcctaagatacctgagtgaaatacctttcatttgaagtattacttgtaaatcttgaacccgtggttctcagaataaagtaagaaaatatatttttctatacaaaaacctattggcctggaattgtctctgagtgtgtgttcctcatttattgcctgtgtgtatgtacaacaaatgcttaaccctaccctctgataagcctactgcttgaccacactatcacaaaatagagcattagaattatctctttttgccactatcttacctctaaggggaacccttggactctgtgcatactatttcttactttgaaatagtacatacagagctaacttcctacaatgAGACATCTTCCAAAACATCTCTCTCAACCAAGTTGTGTGTGTACATCTCAGGACCACCACGACAACAGCTCATGCAGCAGTACATAAGGGACAAAATGTAAGAGCAGGGTTGTCAATCTGTCACATTCTGAAGTGTTGTGTGTCAGTTAAAGGGACTGTCAGCACACCTTCGAAGGCGCATCTGTGGAAGGATATTCACAAGAGAGATGTGTTACGGAGCATCTGggcaatatttaaaaatacattcaaTTTTGGTACTGAAAAGCTGGAGCATGCACAGACTGCAGCATGCCTGCAAATTGACAGACTGGTCGAGTCAGCGGGCTTAACCGCATGTCAATATCCACACTTCAAAGAGATGTGTTTTTATGTCACATTTCGTGGGAACGTTTAGCCACCTTTAGTATTCACTGctgcattttaattttatttatggaGCCCTAGAACAACTTCGTGGTGTCAGAAAGCTGCAAAGACGAGGACCAGAGTGAGCTCCACAAATAGTGAACGCAAAGCTTGTTCCCTTATAGATTCTGGGGTTCCCTGCTTGTGAGAGGAGACGATGTATGCGGACAAAGCACCCCCTCACGTGGTCTGTTCAtgggccaccaggcagcctgggtaGGTGATGGCGCTGTCGCTTTGAGAGAATTGCAGAAGCGCCCTGCCGTTCACTCAAAAGCAGCAAGCCTGTCAGCAGCGGATTTTATAACTTCAAAAGTCTCGCATCAGTCCTTAAAAACTGTTTCCAGGTGCTCAGATGACTTCCaccccacaacacccccacctcctgcctAACAGAATGGTTAGCTTAATCAGTGGCTTCCCCGTAGATCTTCCCATATATTTTAATCAATCCATTACATTACAAAATTTACAGTATATGTATGTGCCAATCTCAAAGTTCATAGAAGTGATGCAAGAACTGTCTTGTGCAGCAGAATGCTAGACCCCTGTGTGCTGAGGGTTTGTACTCACAGGGTTTCCTAGGGATGATCTTCAGTTTCTTCACCCGCTTGTCCGTAAAGAGCTCAATCCCGTAAACAGAGTCAAAGCCATCGTAGATCACCAAGTACAGGCCGGGCTTGACTTCCAACTGATCCAGCACCAAGCCTTTCCACCGACTGATTTTTCCATTGCTTTCCTGCCAGCCGTGTTGTACTCTCTCCCCAATGAGGCTGGACATCTGCAGGCCCCCAACGACATCCTCCGGATCCTCAGTGCTGCGATTCCTGTGAGGTAAGGGAGAGAATGGTCAGCTATGACGTGGAACAGTTATGGGTTCCCTACCCCTGTGACATGTCCCTGTGAATGAGAGACTGAGAAGTGTGATTTTCTCCCAAAATGCTTGTAAATGCATTTTCGTTTAAGGTCTCCTGTCAATCCAATCAGGAGCACACAAATGCTGAAATTTTGTAGGTCTGGAGTGAGCTGGTACATGTTTCATCAACATTTTTTTTCATGCGGTAATAGGAAATTGAAGTACATTATTAAAAATTGTCAGATCTGTATAATATTAATATCTCTGTAATAAGTATTTTGCTTgtcttactaaaaaaaaaaaaaaaaaaaaaaaaaaaaaatgcattttattgcaAATCTCATTGCCTTTATATAGCCATCCTACGATTGATTGTTAGGCCTGGGGAGCAGTCAGTCATGAAATGCAGTATCCACAACCATGTCTGGCTTTTTAGCCAATATAATCGAACACGAGAAAACTGTGGAGCCCTCAGACTGAGAAGAAATGTGGTCTAAAGTTCGAAAAGGCAATGTGCTGCTGTTAAAATGACCCTACTGCCTCAAGGTAACATGCATGAAATGGGGTCCCTCAGCAGCACTGCATTCACGTCACTTGGAGAAAACCAATGAAATTTTAGCATTAACACTTAATAATGGGCAGCAGAACTGAGGGAAAGCTAGTTGCGTAACATTCACCTAGGACAAGACGTGCTAACATTCAGTCACGGTGCAGCTAGTAAGTCTCCTGAATTCCTGGAGCTTGGCATAGTCCATGGCATGTCAGGATCAAATCTGAAAGGCTGAAACTGGACCAGGATCAATCATATGTCAGATGTGTCCATCATTTTTAATCTTCAAATTCTAGCTGGATCCTCTACTGAAGGCGCCGTAGAGTGTGAACATTTCTCCTGgatgttttttttggtgtttttgtatACACTTATTTCTATACATGCTGGCGAACATCTTGCGGTCTGAATGCTCCTACAATTTTACAAATCTTTGTTCATGCCCTAGTGTTAGACATACAAAGCTATTCTAGAAGTTGCTGTCTAGACACATTTCTCCCAGACCCATATATTAAACCCACTGCTGTAAACAGCTCTGCCATGGCTCACGGCTAAGCACCGCCGTATCATTAAGTGACTGCAAGCTTTTGCAGAATGGGATCTGTAAACATCAGTGTGCATTGCAGGCCCTAAGCCAGCTCCACCGGCTACCAGTAAGGAAGAACATTGCTCTAAGGCGCTGCGTATTGCCTTCAAGGCTCTCCATGACTCAGATCCCGACTACCTCAAAAGGATTTGTTCATGGTTCACTCCATCCCAGGTCTCTGCGCTCTTCTTTGGCCAACAATGTGGTAATTCCCAAAAGTATAAAGTCACGCTGGGGTGGCAGAAGCTTTGTTGTCTGCACCACCAAATCGTGGGATTCGCTTCTGCCTCCCTTAAGTGAGGCACAGGCCTTCTTTCTTTAAGAacgctttaaaaaaacattttttttttttttgtttttaaatcaataAGTTCCTGCCTTTATATTCTAGATTCTTTGTCTCTGTAAATTGTTGTTCCTCTCACTACTTCCCTTCTGTTCCCAGCAGCTCCAAGACGCCTCCAGGCCCTTCATTTCCACTAATATATAGGGCGAGCTGCAGCATGATGAAGTGTATTCTCCAAGAGCTTACGTGCCATCAGCAGCTTTATTTTACAGTATGTTCCCTTGTTTTTAATGACAGACATGCCAGATACCACTGCGCGGTCTCTTCAGAACACATCACTTCAGGTAACTGAAAGCTTAAGGAGCATTAATCCGGATCCTTCAGACACAAAGAATTGTGCCCTGACCCCACTCTGCCtgttcactccatgccactacttTCCAGTCCTAGGcctttctgttactaactggagcTTTGACCTGGCTCAATGTAAGCAAACCAAGACTGCAGCTACCTCAGTGCATCAGATCATTAGGAGATGACATAGACAGGGACTGCAGCTACCACAGTGCATCAGATCATTAGGAAATTATAGACAGGGACTGCAGCTACCACAGTGCATCAGATCATTAGGAAATGACAGACAGGGCCTGCAGCTACCGCAGCGCATCAGATCAtgatgaaatgacagacagggccTGCAGCTACCACAGCGCATCAGATCATTAGGAAATGACAGACATGGACTGCAGCTACCACAGCGCATCAGATCATTAGGAAATGTTATATGGACAGGGATGCAGCTACCACAGTGAATCAGATCATGATGAAATGGCACAGACTGCAGCTACCACAGTGCATCAGATCATTAGGAAATGACAGACAGGGATTGCAGCTACCACAGTGCATCAGATCAtgatgaaatgacagacagggccTGCAGCTACCACAGCGCATCAGATCATTAGGAAATGACAGACAGGCACTGCAGCTACCACAGTGCATCAGATCATTAGGAAATGACAGACAGGGCCTGCAGCTACCGCAGCGCATCAGATCATTAGGAAATGACAGACATGGACTGCAGCTACCACAGCGCATCAGATCATTAGGAAATGTTATATGGACAGGGATGCAGCTACCACAGTGAATCAGATCATGATGAAATGGCACAGACTGCAGCTACCACAGTGCATCAGATCATTAGGAAATGACAGACAGGGATTGCAGCTACCACAGTGCATCAGATCATTAGGAAATGACAGACAGGCACTGCAGCTACCACAGTGCATCAGATCATTAGGAAATGACAGACAGGCACTGCAGCTACCACAGTGCATCAGATCATTAGGAAATGACAGACAGGGACTGCAGCTACCACAGTGCATCAGATCATTAGGAAATGACAGACAGGGACTGCAGCTACCACAGTGCATCAGATCATTAGGAAATGACAGACAGGCACTGCAGCTACCACAGTGCATCAGATCATTAGGAAATGACAGACAGGCACTGCAGCTACCACAGTGCATCAGATCATTAGGAAATGACAGACAGGGACTGCAGCTACCACAGTGCATCAGATCATTAGGAAATGACAGACAGGGACTGCAGCTACCACAGTGCATCAGATCATTAGGAAATGACAGACAGGGACTGCAGCTACCACAGTGCATCAGATCATTAGGAAATGACAGACAGGGACTGCAGCTACCACAGTGCATCAGATCATAAGGAAATGACAGACAGGCACTGCAGCTACCACAGTGTATCGGATCATTAGGAAATGACAGCCAGGGACCACAGCTATCACAGTGCATCAGATCAtgatgaaatgacagacagggacTGCAGCTACCACAGCGCATCAGATCATTATATGAAATCGGAAACCTAAAAACTTAGACAGGGACACTAGGCTGACTGCACTCTGGCAAACAACAAAAGGAACAGAGGATCTCTTTGAACCCGAGGAACTTGTGACACTACAAGTACAACAACACTGCTGTGTGCGGTCAGCTGCCCCACCCTCCGCAAGGTTAGTGCTCTGTCACCGTAACGCCACCCGCGTCACGACCCTCGACATACACTTCCAAATGTTCTCTCTCCCACTTGTGTGGTGGGAAATGGCTGGTGGAGGAGAAGACAGTAAAATAAGGAATACATCGCCCAGATGTGCAGAACTTATATCCACAAATGAAATTGCACAAGGCTAAAAAATATTCAGAAACTTTGTGACGTTGCAGATTTCGAACTGAGTGGCACTTACTGCATTGATGAAATATTCAAACCCCAAATGAATGTGCAACAGCATGTCTAGCAAGAACAAAAATGGCAAGAACGTTTCTAAAAGACAAATCTATTTTAAAAATCTGTATTACTGGGGAGAAAATACCAAGCTAAATATTTTTGAGTGACTTTAGTTAAACGTCATCGTTTTAGTGGTGTAAACCTACCTACGGTAGGTGGTACTGTTAAACAAGAAGGGATAAGTTGTAGATGAAACACTTAAAATGGTGGAACTGCTCAGTTAAATGTTCAAAAACTTATTTATGATTCAATTTCTTCTGGTGAACCCAGATCACCTGAAAACAGGTAAAtatttggttttgtgcacaacagcGCCCTCCCCCCAAACCCAGCTTTTCTTAGGCTAAGAAACAGAATGTACTATGGTAACTACATaagagtaccccccccccccccccaaagtcagaCAGTTGGGAGTGGCCCAGCTTGTCCCCAATGTAACTGCCATAAAAATGCTGCATAATAGCAGATTATCTTTCAACATACCTTAACTTTCGTGGAGCCATGACCAACTTGAAGTAATTCACTCTGCTgagaaaaaataaagtttaaaacgtCATGTATGTATTATAGATTTCAGGTTTACAAAAGGTATTTGAGTCTCTAAAACGGATTCAATAAAATAGGGCTTTTAGTGAAAAAGAGCTCCCTTTATAGGCAACTTGTAGCACATAACCTGCAGCACAGGGAGAGCTCAAGGCCCCCAGGAAAGAGAGCAGCTGCGGAGCTGAGTAAAGTTTGCTCTGTCACCGCCTTCAACCATACAAGGTATTTGCTTTGATGAGCATCTGACTGCACAGACCCTGGGCCGCAGACTTGATTATTTGGCCCACCACACTCCTACAGCCCTTCGAGGTCTTTGCTTTCATAAATATTTGAAGAAGGTCAAAGAAAACAGACTAAAGaaagaaagcagttttttgttttgctttggatGCCTAAAGGACCGGTGATAACTAGTAGATCAGCTGATTTAGTCGTCAGTTTGATGTGCCTTGAAATTTCACACAGTACACAACACACCTCTCTCTACACATGTGACATGTCTGTTTACTTGAAATATTTCATGAAATATTTATGCCTTTTTGTAAGCTCTTGTTCCTTGTTGTCGCAATTTTAAACACGTTCTACTCTACTTTGCCTGCT
This portion of the Pleurodeles waltl isolate 20211129_DDA chromosome 12, aPleWal1.hap1.20221129, whole genome shotgun sequence genome encodes:
- the LOC138267897 gene encoding spindlin-1-like isoform X2, producing MAPRKLRNRSTEDPEDVVGGLQMSSLIGERVQHGWQESNGKISRWKGLVLDQLEVKPGLYLVIYDGFDSVYGIELFTDKRVKKLKIIPRKPFHSTPEEESKAEELVGKAVEHVFEKDDGNKVQWRGMVLCRAPIMSTWHYITYEKDPILYMYHLLDDYKEGDLRIRSDQENKPLLPPDQGFSEEEDSFVGKPVEYVNEKGVKKTGTFIYQVPAKSTVYFIKFNDDFHIYVYDLVKTF
- the LOC138267897 gene encoding spindlin-1-like isoform X1; the encoded protein is MNMCHVCRVNYFKLVMAPRKLRNRSTEDPEDVVGGLQMSSLIGERVQHGWQESNGKISRWKGLVLDQLEVKPGLYLVIYDGFDSVYGIELFTDKRVKKLKIIPRKPFHSTPEEESKAEELVGKAVEHVFEKDDGNKVQWRGMVLCRAPIMSTWHYITYEKDPILYMYHLLDDYKEGDLRIRSDQENKPLLPPDQGFSEEEDSFVGKPVEYVNEKGVKKTGTFIYQVPAKSTVYFIKFNDDFHIYVYDLVKTF